The genomic DNA ACGATTACCGAATCGGTGTGCACGCCCGAACGTCAGCGTGAGCTCGACGGCCTCGAGCAGCGTTTCGACGCCGACCTGTGGGCCAAGCTGGTCGAGGCCGACGTGCTGTCGGCCGCGGCGCCCGAGTCGGTGGGCGGCGGTGGTTTCGGCGTGCTGGAGCAGGCCGCCGTGCTGACCGCGCTGGGCCGCCAGTTGGCCGCCGTGCCCTACCTGGATTCGGTGGTGTTGGGCGCGGGCGCGCTGGCCGCGTTCGGGTCCGAGGAGCTGCGCACCGAGTGGGCGGCGCCTGCGGTGGCCGGCGGCAAGATCCTCGCGGTGGCCCTCGACGGCGAGATGGGTCAGGGCCCGGTGCAAGCTCAGGCTGACGGTCCTGGGTACAAGCTCACCGGCACCCGCACCCAGGTGAACTACGGGCCGATCGCCGACGCGTTCCTGGTTCCGGCCGAAACCGATTCCGGGGTCAGTGTTTTCCTGGTTTCCGGTGATGATCCGGGCGTGACGGTCAGCGTGCTGAGCACCACCGGCAAGGGCAGTGTCGCCCATCTGGAGCTGCAGGCCACCACCGTGGACGCGGCACGCGTCGTCGGTGGGGCTGAGGTCGCGGAGTGGCTCACCACGCACGCGACCCTGGGCCACAGCGCCTTCCAGCTCGGTGTGCTGGAGCGGGTGCTGGAGCTGACGTCCGAGTACGCCCGCGAGCGCGAGCAGTTCGACCGACCGATCGGCAGCTTCCAGGCCGTCTCGTCGCGACTGGCCGACGGCTACATCGACGTCAAGGGCCTGCGTCTGACGCTGACCCAGGCGGCGTGGCGGTTGTCCGAAGATCTGCCTGCCGACATCGATGTCGCCAGCGCGGCGTTCTGGGCTGCCGAGGCGGGTCATCGCGTCGCACACACCGCCGTGCACGTGCACGGTGGTGTCGGCATCGACATGGACCACCCGGTGCACCGGTACTTCCTGGCCGCCAAGCAGACC from Mycobacterium sp. DL440 includes the following:
- a CDS encoding acyl-CoA dehydrogenase family protein, yielding MDFKTTEAAADLGGLVRTITESVCTPERQRELDGLEQRFDADLWAKLVEADVLSAAAPESVGGGGFGVLEQAAVLTALGRQLAAVPYLDSVVLGAGALAAFGSEELRTEWAAPAVAGGKILAVALDGEMGQGPVQAQADGPGYKLTGTRTQVNYGPIADAFLVPAETDSGVSVFLVSGDDPGVTVSVLSTTGKGSVAHLELQATTVDAARVVGGAEVAEWLTTHATLGHSAFQLGVLERVLELTSEYAREREQFDRPIGSFQAVSSRLADGYIDVKGLRLTLTQAAWRLSEDLPADIDVASAAFWAAEAGHRVAHTAVHVHGGVGIDMDHPVHRYFLAAKQTEFGVGGATGQLLSIGRELADTPV